The Prunus persica cultivar Lovell chromosome G7, Prunus_persica_NCBIv2, whole genome shotgun sequence genome has a segment encoding these proteins:
- the LOC18771039 gene encoding protein SENSITIVITY TO RED LIGHT REDUCED 1 isoform X1 has protein sequence MAASAKTLTAESHTLNGDWTVVSSRRGRQRRNPPKITIRVQKQPSHWAPTDLEINFARESKLMQKMQICMKKLEMSQFFLNLLDEIQTPEMMNYFHRVLSSELKMKMVIYGIGSIESYESPRLQLSLAILLKRKFNWIGDIEVFDPILSATESRVLEALECCVLSINEQGRRQAEKPTMFFMPHCEAELYDNLLQANWEARLLNCTVLFGNSFETYEQHLSEYKNSAIVDSTRHILAVRKFTDEFRIKTISDTYFSAFHDSSWHFFRPVLETELQLSYL, from the coding sequence ATGGCAGCTTCTGCAAAGACTCTAACTGCTGAAAGCCATACTTTAAATGGAGACTGGACAGTTGTTTCATCTCGTCGTGGAAGACAAAGAAGAAATCCTCCAAAAATTACAATTCGAGTACAGAAGCAACCATCGCATTGGGCTCCAACTGATCTCGAAATCAATTTTGCCCGAGAATCAAAATTGATGCAGAAGATGCAGATCTGTATGAAGAAATTGGAGATGTCTCAATTCTTTCTTAATTTACTGGATGAAATCCAAACTCCAGAAATGATGAATTACTTCCATAGGGTTTTGAGCTCGgagttgaagatgaagatggttATATATGGCATAGGCAGCATCGAATCGTATGAATCCCCTCGGTTGCAGTTGAGCCTTGCCATCTTGCTGAAGAGAAAGTTCAATTGGATTGGAGATATAGAGGTCTTTGATCCCATTCTTTCTGCCACAGAATCTCGAGTTTTGGAAGCTCTCGAATGCTGTGTGTTATCAATAAATGAACAAGGTCGACGTCAGGCTGAGAAACCTACAATGTTCTTCATGCCACATTGCGAGGCAGAGCTATATGATAATCTTCTACAAGCAAATTGGGAAGCACGGCTTTTGAATTGTACAGTATTGTTTGGGAATAGCTTTGAGACATATGAGCAGCATCTATCAGAGTATAAAAACTCAGCTATTGTTGATTCGACAAGGCATATCTTAGCTGTTCGAAAATTCACAGATGAGTTTAGGATTAAGACAATTTCAGATACTTATTTCAGTGCCTTTCATGATTCGAGTTGGCATTTTTTCAGGCCTGTCCTTGAGACAGAGCTGCAGTTGAGCTATTTGTAA
- the LOC18771039 gene encoding protein SENSITIVITY TO RED LIGHT REDUCED 1 isoform X2 encodes MAASAKTLTAESHTLNPPKITIRVQKQPSHWAPTDLEINFARESKLMQKMQICMKKLEMSQFFLNLLDEIQTPEMMNYFHRVLSSELKMKMVIYGIGSIESYESPRLQLSLAILLKRKFNWIGDIEVFDPILSATESRVLEALECCVLSINEQGRRQAEKPTMFFMPHCEAELYDNLLQANWEARLLNCTVLFGNSFETYEQHLSEYKNSAIVDSTRHILAVRKFTDEFRIKTISDTYFSAFHDSSWHFFRPVLETELQLSYL; translated from the exons ATGGCAGCTTCTGCAAAGACTCTAACTGCTGAAAGCCATACTTTAA ATCCTCCAAAAATTACAATTCGAGTACAGAAGCAACCATCGCATTGGGCTCCAACTGATCTCGAAATCAATTTTGCCCGAGAATCAAAATTGATGCAGAAGATGCAGATCTGTATGAAGAAATTGGAGATGTCTCAATTCTTTCTTAATTTACTGGATGAAATCCAAACTCCAGAAATGATGAATTACTTCCATAGGGTTTTGAGCTCGgagttgaagatgaagatggttATATATGGCATAGGCAGCATCGAATCGTATGAATCCCCTCGGTTGCAGTTGAGCCTTGCCATCTTGCTGAAGAGAAAGTTCAATTGGATTGGAGATATAGAGGTCTTTGATCCCATTCTTTCTGCCACAGAATCTCGAGTTTTGGAAGCTCTCGAATGCTGTGTGTTATCAATAAATGAACAAGGTCGACGTCAGGCTGAGAAACCTACAATGTTCTTCATGCCACATTGCGAGGCAGAGCTATATGATAATCTTCTACAAGCAAATTGGGAAGCACGGCTTTTGAATTGTACAGTATTGTTTGGGAATAGCTTTGAGACATATGAGCAGCATCTATCAGAGTATAAAAACTCAGCTATTGTTGATTCGACAAGGCATATCTTAGCTGTTCGAAAATTCACAGATGAGTTTAGGATTAAGACAATTTCAGATACTTATTTCAGTGCCTTTCATGATTCGAGTTGGCATTTTTTCAGGCCTGTCCTTGAGACAGAGCTGCAGTTGAGCTATTTGTAA